In Leptospira levettii, the genomic window GTTTTTCTTTTGCAACACTTGAAGATCTTGGCAATTCCACTTTTAAAGCAGTATTTTTTTCCAATGTTGCATTCATTAGAAAGTAAATTACAATAAACGAAATCACATCGATTAGCGGTGCAAGTTCGATATTATTAAATGACTTTGTCGTTTTACGAAATTTCATTTTTTGTTATCGTTTGTTCAAATGAGGAAGAACTAAATCTGTTACGTTTTCCATTTCCGTAATTTTTTCTTCCTTCATTCTAGAAAAAACATTATAAAAAATATAAGCAGGGATGGCAATTCCAAGTCCCATTGCAGTCGTGATGAGTGCTTCCGAGATACCCACTTCGGCACCTTGTGTTCCCGCACCTTCTGCAAAGGACCTTACAATACCAATCACAGTTCCAAGAACCCCTAACAATGGTGCAATCGTTGCAATCGTCCCAAGTCCAGTGAGGTAACGTTCCATCAAATAAATTTGTCGGAAACCTTCCTGTTTGATATCCTCTTCCCAGAACGACACACCCCGGCGTTTTAAGTCAAAAGCCATTCGGAGTAAGATTGCTGCGGGAGATTGTACGTCTTGTGTGAGGACATCCTTTGCATCATCCCACTTACCTTCCCTGGCAAGTTCTCTTACCCTACGAAAGTGATCTTGTGGGATACTTTTTAATCTCCAATAATACACAAGTCGTTCCACGATGATCGTAAAACCAACGATGGATACAAAAATGATTAGGATGGGAATGGTTTGTGGAGGAACCGATGAAATGATTGAATCTGATTTAGCGAAAGGAA contains:
- a CDS encoding MotA/TolQ/ExbB proton channel family protein — encoded protein: MSFPFAKSDSIISSVPPQTIPILIIFVSIVGFTIIVERLVYYWRLKSIPQDHFRRVRELAREGKWDDAKDVLTQDVQSPAAILLRMAFDLKRRGVSFWEEDIKQEGFRQIYLMERYLTGLGTIATIAPLLGVLGTVIGIVRSFAEGAGTQGAEVGISEALITTAMGLGIAIPAYIFYNVFSRMKEEKITEMENVTDLVLPHLNKR